A portion of the Nitratidesulfovibrio termitidis HI1 genome contains these proteins:
- a CDS encoding carbon starvation CstA family protein, translated as MPPVMYFLLSLAALIVGYFVYGRIVERMFGADNCKATPACTMADGVDYVKMNPKNIFLIQLLNIAGLGPVFGPILGALYGPWALVWIVLGSIFAGAVHDYFSGMLSVRYAGKSVPDVVGYNLGNGFKQFMRFFSVVLLLLVGVVFVTGPAKLLDNLTGWGLMVWVAIIFAYYFLATILPIDKIIGRIYPVFAAILLIMAVGLTAMLFIKGYAFFPAAQWTNQHPTGLPLWPLMFITIACGAISGFHATQSPMMARCIPDENCGRPIFYGAMIAEGVIALIWATLGMTFYQTPEALNAALTAGGPGKVVNDVSLTLMGPIGGVLAILGVVVLPITSGDTAFRSARLTIADFLNFSQVENGKRLMIAVPLFVIGAALSQVNFDIIWRYFGWANQTLATIVLWAAAAYLVRRGMLHWMASVPATFMTAVCTTYICYAKIGLNIPLNISTWIGIAVAVVSFGLFLSKRKAFEASPA; from the coding sequence ATGCCACCTGTCATGTATTTTCTGCTCAGCCTCGCGGCACTCATAGTCGGATACTTCGTCTATGGGCGCATTGTGGAACGCATGTTCGGCGCCGACAACTGCAAGGCGACTCCCGCCTGCACCATGGCGGACGGCGTGGACTACGTGAAGATGAACCCCAAGAACATCTTCCTCATCCAGCTGCTGAACATCGCGGGCCTGGGCCCCGTGTTTGGCCCCATTCTGGGCGCGCTGTACGGTCCGTGGGCGCTGGTGTGGATCGTGCTTGGCTCCATCTTTGCCGGGGCCGTGCACGACTACTTTTCCGGCATGCTTTCGGTGCGCTACGCGGGCAAGTCCGTGCCCGACGTGGTGGGCTACAACCTTGGCAACGGCTTCAAGCAGTTCATGCGCTTCTTCTCGGTGGTGCTGTTGCTGCTGGTGGGCGTGGTCTTCGTCACCGGCCCGGCCAAGCTGCTCGACAACCTGACCGGCTGGGGCCTGATGGTGTGGGTGGCGATCATCTTCGCCTACTACTTCCTGGCCACCATCCTGCCCATCGACAAGATCATCGGGCGCATCTACCCCGTTTTCGCGGCCATCCTGCTGATCATGGCCGTGGGCCTCACCGCCATGCTGTTCATCAAGGGCTACGCCTTCTTCCCCGCCGCGCAGTGGACCAACCAGCACCCCACCGGGCTGCCGCTGTGGCCGCTGATGTTCATCACCATCGCCTGTGGCGCCATCTCGGGCTTCCACGCCACCCAGTCCCCCATGATGGCCCGGTGCATCCCCGATGAAAACTGCGGGCGGCCCATCTTCTACGGCGCCATGATCGCCGAAGGCGTCATCGCCCTGATCTGGGCCACCCTTGGCATGACCTTCTACCAGACCCCCGAGGCGCTCAACGCCGCCTTGACGGCGGGCGGCCCCGGCAAGGTGGTCAACGACGTCTCCCTGACCCTCATGGGCCCCATCGGCGGCGTGCTGGCCATCCTGGGCGTGGTGGTGCTGCCCATCACCTCGGGCGACACGGCCTTCCGCTCCGCCCGGCTGACCATCGCCGACTTCCTGAACTTCTCGCAGGTGGAAAACGGCAAGCGCCTGATGATCGCCGTGCCGCTGTTCGTCATCGGCGCCGCCCTGTCGCAGGTGAACTTCGACATCATCTGGCGCTACTTCGGCTGGGCCAACCAGACCCTGGCCACCATCGTGCTGTGGGCGGCTGCCGCCTACCTGGTGCGGCGCGGCATGCTGCACTGGATGGCCAGCGTGCCCGCCACCTTCATGACCGCGGTGTGCACCACGTACATCTGCTACGCCAAGATCGGCCTGAACATCCCGCTGAACATCTCGACATGGATCGGCATTGCCGTTGCCGTGGTGTCGTTCGGGCTGTTCCTGTCCAAGCGCAAGGCCTTCGAGGCGTCACCAGCCTAG